In Acidobacteriota bacterium, a single window of DNA contains:
- a CDS encoding MerR family transcriptional regulator, with the protein MARRPPKTDEGKRFYMISAVAQRFDVHPQTLRLYERDGLLRPSRTEGNTRLYSDEDLERLEIILNLTRNLGVNLAGVEIVLNMREKMGRMQDEMNGFLEFFLEQLGRRGV; encoded by the coding sequence ATGGCCCGGAGGCCTCCCAAGACCGACGAAGGGAAGCGCTTCTATATGATTAGCGCCGTGGCGCAGCGATTCGACGTGCACCCGCAGACCCTTCGCCTCTACGAGCGGGACGGCCTTCTCCGGCCCTCCCGGACGGAGGGCAACACCCGCCTCTACTCGGACGAGGACCTGGAACGCCTCGAGATCATCCTGAACCTCACGCGAAACCTCGGCGTGAATCTCGCGGGGGTTGAAATTGTTCTCAACATGCGGGAGAAAATGGGCCGCATGCAGGATGAGATGAACGGCTTTCTGGAGTTCTTTCTGGAGCAGCTCGGGCGAAGGGGCGTG
- a CDS encoding J domain-containing protein → MAVRNLYDVLEIPRGASAAEVRKAYKRLARKYHPDLNPGDSAAEERFKELSEAHAILSDPEQKKRYDTTGTVGPRPGGGPRVDFTGFDFDAGPTSGGFQDLLDAFLHTAQSRENQGPRPGEDLVFPLSLTLQEAFTGKRARIAVRHTVACGGCRGEGRLPHKRSRSCSSCGGSGKVGLSRGPFSFARTCPACGGSGKDPGEPCRACGGAGSAETVETVEVSIPPGVDTGSRVRVKGKGQAGRFGGPPGDLYIETHILDDPTYRREGPNLRVKVPITVTEAVLGARIDVPTLGGGARLKIPPGTSSGQVFRLRERGMPSLRGGTAGDLLVEVTIWTPPVVDERSKDLLREFARLNPENPRPYTGAEKG, encoded by the coding sequence ATGGCCGTGCGAAACCTCTACGACGTCCTGGAAATCCCCAGGGGGGCTTCGGCGGCGGAGGTCCGAAAGGCCTACAAGCGCCTCGCCCGCAAGTACCACCCCGACCTCAACCCCGGGGACTCGGCCGCCGAGGAGCGGTTCAAGGAACTCTCCGAGGCCCACGCCATCCTCTCGGACCCGGAACAGAAGAAGCGGTACGACACCACCGGCACAGTGGGTCCCCGCCCGGGGGGTGGGCCGCGTGTGGATTTCACCGGATTCGACTTCGACGCCGGCCCCACCTCCGGAGGCTTCCAGGACCTTCTGGACGCCTTCCTCCACACGGCCCAAAGCCGCGAAAACCAGGGACCCAGGCCGGGCGAGGATCTGGTGTTCCCTCTTTCCCTGACGCTTCAGGAAGCCTTTACGGGAAAGCGGGCCCGAATCGCCGTGCGCCATACGGTGGCCTGCGGGGGATGCCGAGGCGAAGGGCGCCTTCCCCACAAACGGAGCCGATCCTGTTCTTCCTGCGGAGGTTCGGGCAAGGTCGGCCTCTCCCGGGGTCCCTTCTCCTTCGCCCGGACCTGTCCGGCCTGCGGAGGCTCCGGCAAGGATCCCGGGGAGCCTTGCCGCGCCTGCGGGGGGGCGGGTTCAGCGGAAACCGTGGAAACCGTGGAAGTTTCCATTCCTCCCGGAGTGGACACGGGCTCCCGGGTGCGCGTGAAGGGAAAGGGCCAGGCCGGGCGCTTCGGGGGGCCCCCGGGCGACCTGTACATCGAGACCCACATCCTGGATGACCCGACCTATCGCCGGGAGGGCCCCAACCTCCGCGTGAAGGTGCCCATCACGGTGACCGAAGCGGTCCTGGGAGCCCGGATCGACGTCCCCACGCTCGGGGGAGGCGCCCGCCTCAAGATCCCTCCGGGCACCTCATCCGGCCAGGTGTTCCGCCTGCGGGAGCGGGGCATGCCCTCCCTCCGGGGCGGCACGGCCGGAGATCTCCTGGTGGAAGTCACCATCTGGACGCCCCCGGTGGTGGACGAGCGGAGCAAGGACCTCCTCCGGGAGTTCGCCCGTTTGAACCCCGAGAACCCGCGCCCCTATACTGGGGCGGAGAAGGGGTGA
- a CDS encoding Hsp20/alpha crystallin family protein: MPSKGDPLRELLNLQRRVNRLFEEIIQPERSSSPLQDFTWIPPADVYEDAARYVVEVEIPGVPIEDIEVTAEGRLLRVAGERRASQGEDQECVQRMERYFGPFLREFSFPDEIDAGAVEAALKDGLLTIVLPRKNTRKSIRVK; encoded by the coding sequence ATGCCGTCCAAGGGTGATCCCCTTCGGGAGCTCCTGAATCTTCAGAGACGCGTGAATCGGCTCTTCGAGGAGATCATCCAACCGGAAAGAAGCTCCTCGCCTCTTCAGGATTTCACGTGGATCCCCCCCGCCGACGTGTACGAGGATGCCGCCCGTTACGTGGTGGAGGTGGAAATCCCGGGGGTGCCCATCGAGGACATCGAGGTCACGGCCGAGGGGCGGCTCCTCCGGGTGGCGGGAGAGCGCCGCGCCAGCCAGGGCGAGGACCAAGAGTGCGTCCAGAGGATGGAGCGGTACTTCGGGCCCTTCCTGAGGGAGTTCTCCTTTCCCGACGAGATCGATGCCGGAGCCGTGGAGGCCGCCCTGAAGGACGGCCTCCTCACCATCGTCCTCCCCAGGAAGAACACCCGGAAGTCCATCCGCGTGAAGTAG
- the dnaK gene encoding molecular chaperone DnaK gives MAKIIGIDLGTTNSVVAVMEGGQPVVIPNQEGDRTTPSVVAFTDKGEILVGKVAKRQAITNPLNTVFSIKRFMGRKFSEVQREIETVPYRVVAADNGDAWVEARGKKYSPPEISAMVLRKLKEAAESYLGEKVTQAVITVPAYFNDSQRQATKDAGRIAGLEVLRIINEPTAAALAYGLDKKKEETIAVYDFGGGTFDISVLEVGEGVIEVKSTNGDTHLGGDDVDKVLIDWVVDVFRKDNGIDLSKDPMALQRLKEACERAKCELSQTLEAEINLPFITADASGPKHLQIKLTRAQMENLASAIFQRTMEPCKAALSDAKLGPSQIHEAVLVGGSTRIPKIQQMVQDFFGREPHKGVNPDEVVAVGAAIQAGVLGGDVKDILLLDVTPLTLGVETLGGVATALIQRNTTIPAKRKETFTTAADNQTEVEIVVFQGERPMARDNKLLGTFKLMGIPPAPRGVPQIEVAFDIDANGILHVSAKDLATGKEQSITITASSGLTKDEIDKMVREAESHKAEDMARKEEIEIKNQADQLLYSTEKLLQENAGKIPAEEESKVRAALDELRKAKDAGGKESIRKAIDGLNAASHKMAEVLYASAKAQAGPAGPGAGETSSAGGPQGGSATAGKSGEVIDAEFEDVK, from the coding sequence ATGGCCAAGATCATCGGAATCGACCTCGGCACCACCAACTCGGTGGTGGCCGTGATGGAAGGCGGGCAACCCGTGGTGATCCCCAACCAGGAAGGAGACCGAACGACCCCTTCCGTTGTGGCCTTCACGGACAAGGGGGAAATCCTGGTGGGAAAGGTGGCCAAGCGCCAGGCCATCACCAATCCCCTCAATACGGTCTTCTCCATCAAGCGGTTCATGGGCCGAAAGTTCTCCGAGGTCCAGCGGGAAATCGAGACCGTCCCCTACCGGGTGGTGGCCGCCGACAACGGCGATGCCTGGGTGGAGGCGAGGGGGAAGAAGTACTCCCCGCCTGAAATTTCGGCCATGGTCCTGCGGAAGCTCAAGGAGGCCGCCGAATCCTATCTCGGGGAGAAGGTGACCCAGGCGGTCATCACGGTCCCCGCCTACTTCAACGACAGCCAGCGCCAGGCCACCAAGGACGCCGGCCGCATCGCGGGCCTCGAGGTGCTCCGGATCATCAACGAGCCCACGGCCGCGGCCCTGGCCTACGGCCTGGATAAAAAGAAGGAAGAGACCATCGCCGTGTACGACTTCGGCGGCGGAACCTTCGACATTTCCGTCCTCGAGGTGGGGGAAGGGGTCATCGAGGTCAAGTCCACCAACGGAGACACCCACCTCGGCGGGGACGACGTGGACAAGGTCCTGATCGACTGGGTGGTGGACGTTTTCCGGAAGGACAACGGCATCGACCTCTCCAAGGATCCCATGGCCCTCCAGCGCCTCAAGGAGGCTTGCGAGCGCGCCAAGTGCGAGCTCTCCCAGACCTTGGAGGCGGAAATCAACCTGCCTTTCATCACGGCCGACGCCTCGGGCCCCAAGCACCTCCAGATCAAACTGACGCGGGCGCAGATGGAAAACCTGGCTTCCGCCATCTTCCAGAGGACCATGGAGCCCTGCAAGGCCGCCCTCTCCGACGCCAAGCTGGGGCCGAGCCAGATCCATGAGGCCGTTCTCGTGGGTGGGTCCACGCGCATTCCCAAAATCCAGCAGATGGTGCAGGACTTTTTCGGGCGCGAACCCCACAAGGGCGTGAATCCCGATGAGGTGGTGGCGGTGGGCGCGGCCATCCAGGCCGGCGTTCTCGGCGGAGATGTCAAGGACATCCTCCTCCTCGACGTCACCCCCCTCACACTGGGCGTGGAGACCCTGGGGGGCGTGGCCACGGCCCTGATCCAGAGGAACACCACCATCCCCGCCAAGCGGAAGGAGACCTTCACCACCGCCGCGGACAACCAGACCGAGGTGGAGATCGTGGTCTTCCAGGGCGAGCGGCCCATGGCCCGCGACAACAAGCTCCTGGGGACTTTCAAGCTGATGGGGATCCCACCGGCCCCGAGGGGCGTACCTCAGATCGAGGTGGCCTTCGACATCGACGCCAACGGCATCCTTCACGTCTCCGCCAAGGACCTGGCCACCGGCAAGGAGCAGAGCATCACCATCACGGCCTCCTCGGGGCTCACCAAGGACGAGATCGACAAGATGGTTCGAGAAGCCGAGTCCCACAAGGCCGAGGACATGGCCCGCAAGGAGGAGATCGAGATCAAGAACCAGGCCGACCAGCTCCTGTACAGCACCGAAAAGCTCCTGCAGGAAAACGCGGGCAAGATTCCCGCCGAGGAGGAGTCCAAGGTCCGGGCGGCCCTGGACGAGCTCCGGAAGGCGAAGGACGCCGGCGGCAAGGAGTCCATCCGGAAGGCCATCGACGGGCTGAACGCCGCCAGTCACAAGATGGCCGAGGTCCTCTACGCCTCGGCCAAGGCCCAGGCGGGACCGGCCGGGCCTGGGGCGGGCGAGACGTCCTCCGCGGGAGGGCCCCAGGGAGGATCCGCCACCGCCGGCAAATCCGGCGAGGTCATCGACGCCGAATTCGAGGATGTGAAATAA
- the tgt gene encoding tRNA guanosine(34) transglycosylase Tgt: MAAFTLLQGNGSSGRLGELQTPHGRVRTPAFMPVGTRASVKGMPPFLLREAGADIVLCNTFHLALRPGSRLIEELGGIHRFMGWDGPVLTDSGGFQVFSLASLRQVTEEGIAFRSPVDGADVFLSPERAVAIQEELGVDVAMALDVLVKGTAGEEETEAAVDRTTRWARRCREAQRRSGTALFGIVQGGPYPRLRERSAKELVDLDFPGYAAGGFSVGEKKETFREVAALTAGLLPADRPRYLMGVGTPQDLVEAASWGYDLFDCVLPTRNARNGSLFTSEGTISIKNAAFARSPEPLDPKCSCWGCRTVSRAYLNHLYRANDPTGLVLNTLHNLTYYLGLMARIREAVAEGSLESLVREILHQDGRMMEPAG; encoded by the coding sequence ATGGCCGCGTTCACCCTCCTACAGGGCAATGGATCTTCCGGGCGCCTGGGGGAACTCCAGACGCCCCACGGACGGGTCCGGACCCCCGCCTTCATGCCCGTCGGAACGCGGGCCTCGGTGAAGGGGATGCCACCCTTTCTCCTGCGGGAGGCGGGGGCGGACATCGTCCTGTGCAACACCTTCCACCTCGCCCTCCGGCCGGGAAGCCGCCTCATCGAGGAATTGGGCGGGATCCACCGGTTCATGGGATGGGACGGCCCCGTCCTGACCGATTCGGGTGGCTTTCAGGTCTTCTCTCTGGCTTCCCTCCGCCAGGTCACCGAGGAGGGGATCGCCTTCCGTTCTCCCGTGGACGGCGCCGACGTTTTTCTGAGTCCCGAGCGGGCGGTGGCGATTCAGGAGGAACTGGGCGTCGACGTGGCCATGGCCTTGGACGTGTTGGTAAAGGGCACGGCCGGGGAAGAAGAAACCGAGGCCGCGGTGGACCGGACCACCCGGTGGGCCCGGCGTTGCCGGGAGGCCCAGCGTAGGTCCGGGACCGCTCTCTTCGGTATCGTCCAGGGAGGCCCGTATCCGCGCCTGAGGGAACGTTCGGCGAAAGAGCTCGTGGACCTGGATTTTCCGGGGTACGCCGCCGGCGGCTTCTCCGTCGGAGAAAAGAAGGAGACCTTCCGAGAGGTGGCGGCTTTGACGGCGGGTCTTCTTCCCGCGGACCGCCCCCGCTACCTCATGGGGGTGGGTACCCCCCAGGATTTAGTGGAGGCGGCCTCCTGGGGCTACGACCTGTTCGACTGCGTCCTGCCCACTCGGAACGCGCGAAATGGGAGCCTGTTCACCTCTGAGGGCACGATTTCCATCAAGAACGCCGCCTTCGCCCGTTCCCCGGAACCCCTCGACCCGAAGTGCTCCTGTTGGGGGTGCCGAACGGTCTCCCGGGCCTACCTCAATCACCTCTACCGCGCCAACGATCCAACGGGACTCGTCCTCAACACCCTTCACAACCTGACCTACTACCTCGGACTCATGGCTCGGATTCGCGAGGCGGTGGCCGAGGGCAGCCTGGAGAGCCTGGTCCGGGAGATCCTTCACCAGGATGGCCGGATGATGGAGCCGGCGGGTTGA